The genomic region CCGGAGCCGCGCCGGAAGGAGAGGGTGGCCACGCGGTAGAGCTGCACCGGGATCGCGCCGCCGGGTCCGGCGAGCGGAGCGGCGCGGGCCGTCAGCGCGGCGAGGCCCGCCGGCGCGCGCACCGCCACCTGCGCCGACTCGCACTCGCCCCGCGCGGCGGCGAGCGCGATGGCTTGCTCCGGCGGCACGGGGTCGGCGAGGCGGAGCTTGTCGAGGCTGGTGGCGACGCCGAGCGCCACCGGCGCCGCGGCGACCGGCGCCGGCGGGGGCTCGGGCCGCTGCGGGCGCGGCTCACGGGCGGCGTCCCCCGCCGAAGCCAAGGCGAGGGGCAGCGCGAGGGCGAGCGCGGCGAGCGGTGGGCGGGAGCGGATCACGGCGGGTGGGGGGCGGCCGGCAGGGCAGGGCAGGATGGCCGCTCAGCGGCGGGCGACCTCGCCCCCGGCCTTGTAGCCCCGGAGCGTGGCGACGACGCTCCCCACCGCGAAGTCGGCGCTGATCTTCACCGGCACGTGCCGGGGATCGTCGGAGAGCCAGAGCCAGGTCTCTCGGCTGTGGAAGCTCCCCTTCATCTCCGAGCGCACGCGCACCTTGACGGCGTCCCACGCCCCGGCGGGCGTCTCGACGCGCTCCCGGCCGACGACCTCCGCCACGAGCGGGAAGCTCTGCGCGTTCACGAAGACCGGGAACTCGTAGCGGGCGCCGGGGGCGAGCGGCTGCAGCCGCAGGTACATGAGGGCGCCGGCCATGTCCTGCACCGCCGGCGGCACGTCGAAGGTCCGCTCCAGCAGCTTCCCCGGGCGGTGGGTCTGGACGTACAGCTTCCCGGCCTCCCGGTCGAAGCGGGAGCGATCGGAGTGGCGGTCGCCGATCTCGATGGAGTTGCTGTCCGAGCCCCGCGGCAGCCGGGCCTCCGAGTCCCAGTAGCTGACGAGGTGCTCGCGGATGTCGAGCATCCCCGAGATCCCCTCCGTCCGGCCCTGCAGGACGATGGGCCAGATGCTCCCCTCCGCCTTGCCGACGCTGATGCGAGCCTGGCCGGCGTGCACGTGGAGGTACTCGACGGCGAGGTCGATCTGCTCGCCGGGCGTGATCGGCTCCTGTCCGGGCGCCGCCAGGGCGGTCGTCGTGAAGACGGCAAGGGCGGCGATCAGGCGGACGATCATTCGGGCGACCTCCAGAGAGCAACCCGAATGTCGATCCCGCCCCTCCCCGGCGCCAGCGCCCGATCGGCGGCCCCCGCTGGCGGCCGGGCGAGCGGCTGGCGTACCATCGGCGGACTGGAGCGCGCATGGCCTTCGACCCGCACGAGATGGACGACGACGACCCCGGCAGCAAGGACGGCGCGGGGCCGCAGCGGAAGTACACCGAGTTCGACTGCCCGGAGTGCAACGCCAACAACCCGGTGGACGACCCGATCGCCGACGGGGCGGAGCTTCGCTGCAACTACTGCGGCGAGGAGTTCAGGGCCCACTTGACCGACGAGGGCCGCCTCAAGCTGCGGCTGCTCTGACGTCTCCGCCGGGGCCCCAGCGCCCCTGGGGGAATCCTCGCGAGCTCTAGCCGGCCCTGGGCGCCCGCGCCCCGAAGATGGCCGTCCCGACCCGCACCAGCGTCGCCCCCTCCGCGACGGCCGCGAGGTAGTCCCCGCTCATCCCCATCGAGAGGTCGGGCAGCCCGAGCGCCTCGTTCATCCGGCGCAGCGCCGCGAAGTGGGGGCGGGGATCGCCCTCGGCCGGCGGGATGCACATGAGCCCGCGCAGCTCGAGCGCCGGCAGGCCCCGCACCGCGTCGGCGAGCGCCCCGACCTCGGCCGGCGCGCAGCCCGCCTTGGCGGCCTCGCCGGCCACGTTCACCTCGAGGAGCACGCGCACGGAGGCGCCGCGCGCCGCGAAGCGCCTCGAGAGCTCGCGGGCGAGCTCGAGCCGGTCCAGCGTGTGCACGTAGCCCACCCGGCCGGCGAGGTACTTCACCTTGTTGGTCTGGAGCCCGCCGATGAAGTGCCAGACGAGCTCGGGGAGATCGGCGAGCGCGTCGGCCTTGGCGCGCCACTCCTGCGCGTAGTTCTCGCCGAAGTGGCGCTGCCCGGCGGCGTAGGCCTCGCGCACCGCCTCGGGCGGCTGCGTCTTCGAGACCGCGACCAGCGTGACCCGCTCCGGGAGGCCGGCGCGGATCGCGCCCAGCCGCTCGGCGATCCCGCTCACGGCCCGCTCCAGGGGAGGGGATGGCCCACCTCGGCGAGCAGCGCCAGCGTCTCCGCGACCGGCAGCCCCACGATGTTCGTGACGCTGCCCTCCACCTCGCGCACGAAGGCGCCGCCGAGCCCCTGCACCGCGTAGGCGCCGGCCTTGTCGAGCGGCTCGCCGGTGGCGACGTACCAGTCGATCTGCGCGACCGAGAGGCGGGCGAACCTCACCGCGCTCGAGACCACCAGGCCGCGCTCGGGCCCGCCGCGCACGCGCAGGCAGACGCCGGTCAGCACCTCGTGGTCCCGCCCCGAGAGCGTCCGCAGCATGCGGCGGGCGTCCTCGGGCGAGGTGGGCTTGCCGAGGACCGCGCCGTCCACCACCACCGCGGTGTCGGCGGCGAGGACCAGCGCGCCGTCCACGGCGCGGGCCTTCTCGGCGGCGACCCGGGCCACGTAGGCGCGGGCCGCCTCGCCGGGGAGCTGCCGCTCGTCGGCGTGCGCCGGGCGGACCTCCAGCGCGAGCCCGAGCGACTCGAGCAGCTCCCGCCGGCGCGGGCTCGCCGAGGCGAGCGTGAGGATGCCGGGCACGGAGCCTCCTGCGGCCGCTAGTCGAGCTCGACGTTCGGGGCGGGCACGTTCCCGCGCGTGAACGCGTCGTTGACCTTCACCTTGGCCTGGGCGCGGAGCGCCTTCACCCACGCCTGCTCGGCCTGCGACTCCTTGCGGTCGCGCAGCCGCGCGGCGAGGTCCTGCTTCTGGGCCTCGAACTGGGCCGGGTCGGGCCGCTGGCGGTCCTTCACCTGGGCGACGACCGTGCCCTGCGGCGTCTCGTACACCCTGGGCAGCAGCTGGCCGGCGGAGGCCTTGAAGGCGTCCGCCTCGAGCTCGGGGGACGGCCCGACGCGCGGCACCGCCGCGGCCGTGGCGCCGAACAGGCCGGTCGACTCGGCGGCCACCTGCTCGAGCGGGCTCTTCGCCTCCTTGGCGGCCGGGAAGAGCTCGGCGAGCGGCTTGCCGGTCTTCTTCGCGGTGGCGAGCGCCTCGGCGGCGCGGGCCTCCGCCGCC from Anaeromyxobacter paludicola harbors:
- a CDS encoding transcription elongation factor 1 family protein, with protein sequence MAFDPHEMDDDDPGSKDGAGPQRKYTEFDCPECNANNPVDDPIADGAELRCNYCGEEFRAHLTDEGRLKLRLL
- a CDS encoding Maf family protein; amino-acid sequence: MPGILTLASASPRRRELLESLGLALEVRPAHADERQLPGEAARAYVARVAAEKARAVDGALVLAADTAVVVDGAVLGKPTSPEDARRMLRTLSGRDHEVLTGVCLRVRGGPERGLVVSSAVRFARLSVAQIDWYVATGEPLDKAGAYAVQGLGGAFVREVEGSVTNIVGLPVAETLALLAEVGHPLPWSGP
- a CDS encoding DUF3108 domain-containing protein yields the protein MIVRLIAALAVFTTTALAAPGQEPITPGEQIDLAVEYLHVHAGQARISVGKAEGSIWPIVLQGRTEGISGMLDIREHLVSYWDSEARLPRGSDSNSIEIGDRHSDRSRFDREAGKLYVQTHRPGKLLERTFDVPPAVQDMAGALMYLRLQPLAPGARYEFPVFVNAQSFPLVAEVVGRERVETPAGAWDAVKVRVRSEMKGSFHSRETWLWLSDDPRHVPVKISADFAVGSVVATLRGYKAGGEVARR
- a CDS encoding YggS family pyridoxal phosphate-dependent enzyme yields the protein MSGIAERLGAIRAGLPERVTLVAVSKTQPPEAVREAYAAGQRHFGENYAQEWRAKADALADLPELVWHFIGGLQTNKVKYLAGRVGYVHTLDRLELARELSRRFAARGASVRVLLEVNVAGEAAKAGCAPAEVGALADAVRGLPALELRGLMCIPPAEGDPRPHFAALRRMNEALGLPDLSMGMSGDYLAAVAEGATLVRVGTAIFGARAPRAG